The following are encoded together in the Paraburkholderia sp. BL10I2N1 genome:
- a CDS encoding copper resistance protein CopC gives MKTSWLNPSVARGLVATLTLTVAHLAHAHAFPTHQMPSAGSTVSTSQKDVAIDFDDGLEPAFSSIAVTDSQGKSVTSNKVIVDSSNPKHMSVALNALAPGVYTVAWVAVAADGHRTQGHYTFTVK, from the coding sequence ATGAAAACCTCCTGGCTGAACCCTTCCGTAGCTCGCGGCCTCGTCGCGACGCTTACGCTGACTGTCGCGCACCTGGCACACGCGCACGCCTTTCCGACCCATCAGATGCCGTCCGCCGGCTCCACTGTATCCACTTCACAGAAAGATGTGGCCATCGACTTCGATGACGGTCTCGAACCGGCATTCAGTTCGATCGCTGTGACCGATTCGCAGGGCAAGTCGGTAACCAGCAACAAGGTGATAGTCGACTCGTCGAACCCGAAGCACATGTCAGTCGCACTGAACGCGCTGGCGCCAGGCGTGTATACGGTGGCGTGGGTGGCAGTGGCTGCCGACGGGCACCGTACGCAAGGCCACTACACCTTCACGGTCAAGTAA
- a CDS encoding type II secretion system protein, translated as MAILTNAVRQRGASRLDQRGFTLIEMVITLALVGILALAIMPFSELVVQRQKEQQLSAALREIRTALDAYKEASDEGLIDKEADMSGFPPSLTVLVTGVQNAKDPKAGLLMFLRNVPRDPFFAGEPDTAAEDTWNVRAYGEPPDQAAASGSSGSAEAGKDVFDVSSKSDRVGINGVPYKQW; from the coding sequence GTGGCTATCCTGACGAACGCGGTTCGCCAGCGCGGCGCAAGCCGACTCGATCAGCGCGGCTTCACGCTGATCGAGATGGTGATCACGCTCGCGCTCGTGGGCATCCTGGCGCTGGCGATCATGCCATTCTCCGAACTCGTGGTACAGCGTCAGAAGGAACAGCAGTTGAGCGCCGCGTTGCGCGAGATCCGCACGGCACTCGATGCGTACAAGGAAGCGAGCGATGAAGGCCTGATCGATAAGGAGGCGGATATGTCCGGCTTTCCGCCGTCGCTGACCGTACTCGTGACGGGCGTGCAGAATGCGAAAGATCCGAAAGCGGGGCTGCTGATGTTCCTTCGCAACGTGCCGCGCGATCCGTTCTTCGCAGGCGAGCCAGACACTGCCGCCGAGGATACCTGGAACGTCCGGGCCTATGGTGAACCGCCGGACCAGGCTGCCGCCAGCGGGTCGTCCGGGAGTGCCGAGGCCGGCAAGGATGTGTTCGACGTGTCGTCGAAATCCGATCGCGTCGGCATCAACGGCGTTCCTTACAAACAATGGTGA
- a CDS encoding aldo/keto reductase: MIESSDFRSKEIVLDRGGGRMPALGFGTLIPDGATTTRATRDALEAGYRHIDCAERYRNEREVGEGLRVGLAAGGIAREDIFVTSKLWNNNHRPERVEPAFEASLGRLGLDYLDLYLIHTPFAFQPGDEQDPRDENGDVIYDRGVTLLDTWRAMEDLVDHGRCRAIGLSDILLNELRPLYELARIKPAVVQVEAHPYLPETELLEFCKEKGVVFLAYAPLGHGIRPGPIEEPVISEIAARTGKTPAQVLLAWAVQRGGALLTTPKTAARARENFDITALPADAFDEINRIQTRQRFNAVVETGSGGFLNK, translated from the coding sequence ATGATTGAGTCTTCCGATTTCCGGAGCAAAGAGATAGTGCTTGATCGCGGAGGCGGTCGTATGCCCGCGCTCGGATTTGGCACGCTGATTCCCGATGGTGCTACGACTACCCGTGCGACCAGAGACGCGCTGGAAGCAGGATATCGTCACATCGATTGCGCCGAGCGATATCGGAACGAGCGTGAGGTGGGCGAGGGCCTGCGGGTGGGGCTTGCTGCTGGAGGGATCGCGCGTGAAGACATCTTTGTGACCTCAAAATTGTGGAATAACAATCATCGGCCCGAGCGTGTCGAACCGGCTTTCGAGGCGAGCCTTGGCAGGCTTGGGCTTGACTATCTGGATCTCTATCTCATCCACACTCCGTTTGCGTTTCAGCCAGGGGATGAGCAGGACCCTCGCGATGAAAACGGTGATGTCATCTATGATCGAGGCGTGACTTTGCTCGACACGTGGAGGGCGATGGAAGATCTCGTCGACCATGGTAGATGCCGCGCCATCGGACTGTCCGACATCCTCCTGAACGAATTGCGGCCCCTCTACGAATTGGCACGAATCAAGCCGGCGGTGGTGCAGGTGGAAGCACATCCGTATCTTCCAGAAACGGAACTTCTGGAATTCTGCAAGGAGAAAGGGGTCGTGTTTCTGGCCTATGCGCCGCTGGGTCACGGAATCAGGCCGGGACCGATTGAGGAGCCAGTCATCTCCGAGATCGCCGCGCGAACTGGAAAAACGCCTGCACAGGTGCTTCTTGCCTGGGCGGTGCAGCGTGGCGGGGCGTTGCTTACCACCCCCAAGACTGCGGCGCGCGCGAGGGAGAATTTCGACATCACTGCCCTCCCGGCAGACGCGTTTGACGAGATCAATCGGATTCAGACCAGGCAGAGGTTCAACGCGGTCGTCGAGACCGGCAGCGGGGGCTTCCTCAATAAATGA
- a CDS encoding type IV pilus secretin PilQ: protein MKTSWSRGAGRDRDSGPSTHFSPFVTFPDHRSPTGWIAQKRLLAIVVSMVVFGGCTHVPNIHDDPTNAEVKLNYLRDRNAQVNALLDQAEQYRASNQFDLAIQKLYAASQLDPTSERGRKIGALIDQDRRDLAILQEADRMMQRGSYGPAADRVHRVLLENPTNAYALQLLREIDDKRRQQRADKEEALATSSIMRRPVTLQFRDANVRMVFEALSRTSGLNVIFDRDVRADLKTTIFVTNASLQDTVDMILMQNQLDKKQLNANTLFIYPATPAKQLEYQELKVRTFQLSNVEAKQIQSLLKSLLKIKEVVIDERANTVTIRGTPDTIKVAEQMIAAQDLPEPEVMLEVEVLEVSHERLSDLGIAWPNSFTMSTPSTVDTWGELHHLPINALNVSGLSATANFKLTDTDANLLASPRIRTRNKEKAKILIGDKVPVISSSSTPSTSGPSYTQMIQYIDVGIKLEVEPQVYRDGDVGIKMSLEVSNITKTIQSGNSTTGLSSLAYQIGTRSASTSLRLRDGESQILGGLISDEDRRSADKVPGLGQLPVLGRLFSDHNGDHVKTEIVLQITPHIVRPQLAADADTQEVWSGTDVNVHADQLRLDPVIAGADVPAAPAAKPLPGNVGGGRVGGASSDEAAVNRSTGVPPTGAFGQMPPAPRTTPPPAPYGGRFSPLPAAPAAQSGQSGASNAGTPPAAEPTGGNTEPGPGAAVSPVPALPPPQAAPAPAPAPPPSPPSPLQMPPGDMPSENPLRPIQNGY from the coding sequence CTGCTTGCGATCGTCGTGTCCATGGTCGTCTTTGGCGGGTGCACGCACGTTCCGAACATACACGACGATCCGACCAACGCCGAGGTGAAGCTGAACTATCTGCGTGATCGCAATGCCCAGGTCAATGCGTTGCTCGATCAGGCCGAACAGTACCGTGCCAGCAATCAGTTCGATCTGGCGATCCAGAAGCTCTATGCGGCAAGCCAGCTTGATCCGACCAGCGAACGCGGGCGCAAGATCGGCGCCTTGATCGACCAGGACCGCCGGGACCTCGCGATCCTGCAGGAAGCGGACCGTATGATGCAGCGCGGTTCATACGGACCGGCGGCCGATCGCGTACACCGCGTGCTATTGGAGAATCCGACCAACGCGTACGCGTTGCAGTTGCTCAGGGAAATCGATGACAAGCGCCGGCAGCAACGTGCGGACAAGGAAGAGGCGCTTGCCACGTCGTCGATCATGCGCCGGCCGGTCACGTTGCAGTTTCGCGATGCCAACGTGCGCATGGTTTTCGAAGCGCTATCGCGGACCTCGGGTCTGAACGTCATCTTTGACCGCGACGTCCGTGCCGACCTGAAGACGACGATCTTCGTGACGAACGCGTCGCTGCAGGACACGGTTGACATGATCCTGATGCAGAACCAGCTCGACAAGAAACAGCTGAACGCGAACACGCTGTTCATCTACCCGGCGACCCCTGCCAAGCAGCTTGAATATCAGGAACTGAAGGTGCGCACGTTCCAGTTGTCGAACGTCGAAGCCAAACAGATCCAGTCGCTGCTGAAGAGCCTGCTGAAGATCAAGGAGGTCGTGATCGACGAGCGCGCGAACACCGTGACGATCCGTGGCACGCCGGACACCATCAAGGTTGCAGAGCAGATGATCGCGGCGCAGGACTTGCCGGAACCGGAAGTGATGCTCGAAGTTGAAGTGCTGGAGGTATCACACGAACGGCTGTCGGATCTCGGGATCGCATGGCCCAATTCGTTCACGATGTCGACGCCGAGCACGGTGGACACGTGGGGCGAGTTGCACCATCTGCCCATCAATGCGCTGAATGTCAGTGGCCTGTCCGCGACGGCGAACTTCAAGCTTACCGATACTGACGCGAACCTGCTGGCGAGCCCGCGCATCCGCACGCGCAACAAGGAGAAGGCAAAAATACTGATCGGCGACAAGGTGCCGGTGATTTCGAGTTCCAGCACGCCCAGCACCAGCGGTCCGTCATACACGCAAATGATTCAGTACATCGATGTCGGCATCAAGCTCGAAGTGGAGCCGCAGGTCTATCGGGATGGCGACGTCGGTATCAAAATGAGTCTCGAAGTCAGCAACATCACGAAAACGATACAGAGTGGCAACTCGACGACGGGTCTGAGCTCGCTCGCTTACCAGATCGGGACACGCAGCGCGTCGACGAGCCTGCGCCTGAGAGATGGCGAGAGTCAGATTCTTGGCGGCCTGATCTCGGATGAAGATCGCAGGAGCGCCGACAAGGTGCCCGGCCTCGGCCAGTTGCCCGTGCTCGGGCGCCTGTTCTCGGACCACAACGGTGACCATGTGAAGACCGAGATCGTGCTGCAGATCACGCCGCACATCGTCCGGCCGCAACTCGCGGCGGACGCGGACACGCAGGAAGTCTGGTCCGGCACCGACGTCAACGTACACGCTGACCAGCTTCGACTCGATCCTGTCATTGCTGGCGCGGACGTACCCGCGGCGCCGGCTGCGAAGCCGTTGCCCGGAAACGTGGGCGGCGGAAGGGTAGGGGGTGCCTCGTCCGATGAAGCCGCAGTGAACCGTTCGACGGGGGTACCGCCGACTGGCGCATTTGGGCAAATGCCTCCGGCGCCGCGCACAACGCCACCGCCCGCACCCTATGGCGGACGCTTCTCGCCGCTGCCGGCCGCGCCCGCGGCACAGTCGGGGCAGAGCGGGGCGTCTAATGCCGGCACGCCGCCAGCAGCGGAACCGACCGGAGGCAACACTGAGCCGGGCCCCGGTGCGGCCGTGTCGCCGGTGCCGGCGCTCCCGCCCCCGCAGGCGGCGCCCGCACCGGCACCCGCGCCGCCTCCGTCGCCCCCGTCGCCCCTGCAGATGCCGCCGGGCGACATGCCGAGCGAAAACCCGCTCCGCCCGATTCAGAACGGGTACTGA
- a CDS encoding type II secretion system protein: MLLALLIALMLMSIALAGALDVWSLQVRREQEKQLLFAGDQYRQAILRYYRVGRAYPASVDDLLNDSRFPMPMHHLRQAYPDPVTGKNDWLFARQGDRFYGVSSSSEALTIKRAEFPRRYAEFENEQTYGGWKFIYLAPGLRSTTSSAASAAPDRPVMSINPQNGAGRRPSGLGPSVLR; this comes from the coding sequence GTGCTGCTGGCGCTATTGATCGCGCTGATGCTGATGTCGATCGCGTTGGCGGGCGCGCTCGACGTGTGGTCGTTGCAAGTGCGGCGCGAGCAGGAGAAGCAACTGTTGTTCGCCGGTGACCAGTACCGGCAGGCGATTCTGCGGTATTACCGCGTCGGCCGTGCTTACCCGGCATCGGTCGACGATCTGCTGAATGACAGTCGCTTCCCGATGCCCATGCATCATCTACGTCAGGCATATCCGGATCCGGTCACCGGTAAGAACGATTGGCTTTTCGCGCGGCAGGGAGATCGCTTTTATGGCGTTTCTAGCAGTTCGGAAGCGCTGACGATCAAGCGCGCTGAGTTTCCAAGACGATATGCGGAGTTCGAGAACGAGCAGACCTACGGCGGGTGGAAATTCATCTACCTGGCTCCGGGGCTGCGCAGCACGACCTCCAGTGCCGCTAGCGCGGCACCCGATCGTCCGGTAATGTCCATCAACCCGCAGAATGGCGCCGGACGCCGTCCATCGGGGCTTGGCCCGTCGGTATTGCGATAG
- a CDS encoding DUF2946 domain-containing protein: MLSRVYRRIGSLLGLLAILMATLAPTVSQTLAATRTDHSMTGGHCSMPSMQHQSPDSDTHPGSTMSDGQACGYCSLLAHMPVIPGVQAAFAVTIRAIQHPVATRFESVRLVEPLTPAQPRAPPVSS; encoded by the coding sequence ATGTTGAGCCGTGTCTATCGGAGAATTGGCAGCCTGCTGGGATTGCTCGCAATCCTGATGGCAACGCTCGCCCCGACGGTCTCTCAGACACTCGCCGCCACCCGTACCGACCATTCGATGACGGGCGGCCACTGCTCGATGCCTTCGATGCAGCACCAGTCGCCGGACAGCGACACACACCCGGGCTCGACAATGTCGGACGGACAGGCCTGCGGCTATTGCAGTCTGCTGGCGCATATGCCTGTCATCCCGGGCGTCCAAGCGGCTTTCGCCGTCACGATCCGGGCCATCCAGCATCCTGTAGCAACCCGCTTCGAGAGCGTTCGCCTGGTTGAACCGCTCACACCCGCCCAGCCCCGCGCTCCTCCCGTTTCGTCCTGA
- a CDS encoding type II secretion system protein — protein MKPAHARRTRGFTLIELVVVMAIIGLLLTLALPRYMHSIERGKEQVRQQNVAVMRDAIDKYYGDNGQYPDTLDELVAKHYLRAVPVDPVNGDDKWAVIASPDETKTGVYDVAPASSPQGTSADTEGANR, from the coding sequence ATGAAACCCGCTCATGCGCGCAGGACTCGCGGTTTCACGCTGATCGAACTGGTCGTCGTGATGGCGATCATCGGCCTGCTTCTGACGCTAGCGCTGCCGCGCTATATGCACAGCATCGAACGCGGCAAGGAACAGGTGCGGCAGCAGAACGTTGCGGTGATGCGCGATGCGATCGACAAATACTACGGCGACAACGGCCAGTACCCGGACACGCTCGATGAACTGGTGGCGAAACACTACCTGCGCGCGGTTCCGGTCGATCCGGTGAATGGCGACGACAAATGGGCGGTGATCGCGTCGCCCGACGAAACGAAGACGGGCGTGTACGACGTCGCGCCCGCGAGTAGTCCGCAGGGCACGTCCGCTGATACAGAAGGAGCAAACAGGTGA
- a CDS encoding methyl-accepting chemotaxis protein, which yields MNRLSLNTKLWLALLITWLGLLGLGGWAAWQSRTTMLSERKAAVQNVVECAYGIVADYAKLVDQHELTLDQARQQAMARLSVMRYPGNGYMIITTATPVVIMHPTLADLRNKDVTHYADTDGKLLFVDMVKLAQTQGQGFIDYMARLPGKSEHVPKISFVKRFEAWDWYLISGVYVDDINQAFRADLLRYLLTILVTGSFSTIALVLIIRNVKRSLGGEPAYAAHVAETIAGGDLSGTVALGKEDQQSMLFAMQRMQHRLADSIRRIRGGTETITVAAEQIAAGNLDLSARTEEQASSLGETAASMEQLTATVKQNADNALQANQMALSASKLAGEGGEVVQQVVANMQNIAASSARVVDIIAVIEGIAFQTNILALNAAVEAARAGEEGRGFAVVAGEVRNLARRSSDAAKEIKSLIEDSVERVDDGKALVEKAGGTMHLLVDAVKRVTDIISEISAASEEQSRGIEQVNVAIARMDETTQQNAAMVEEAAAAAQSMQEQAQMLRDVVNVFRLQGATV from the coding sequence GTGAACCGACTCAGCTTGAATACCAAACTGTGGCTTGCATTATTGATTACGTGGCTTGGCCTGCTGGGTCTCGGCGGCTGGGCAGCGTGGCAGTCGCGCACAACGATGCTGTCGGAGCGCAAGGCGGCGGTGCAAAACGTAGTCGAATGCGCGTACGGCATCGTGGCCGACTACGCGAAGCTCGTCGATCAGCACGAACTGACGCTCGATCAGGCCAGGCAGCAGGCGATGGCGCGCCTGTCGGTCATGCGCTATCCCGGCAACGGCTACATGATCATCACGACGGCGACGCCGGTCGTCATCATGCATCCGACGCTTGCGGATCTTCGCAACAAGGACGTCACGCATTATGCGGATACCGACGGCAAGCTGCTGTTTGTCGATATGGTCAAGCTTGCCCAGACGCAAGGGCAAGGTTTCATCGACTATATGGCGCGGCTACCCGGCAAGAGCGAACACGTGCCGAAAATCAGCTTCGTCAAACGCTTCGAGGCGTGGGACTGGTATCTGATCTCGGGCGTCTACGTGGACGACATCAACCAGGCGTTCCGCGCCGACCTGCTGCGTTATCTGCTCACTATCCTCGTGACAGGCAGCTTCAGCACGATCGCGCTGGTGCTGATCATCCGCAACGTGAAGCGCAGTCTCGGCGGAGAGCCGGCGTATGCGGCTCATGTGGCGGAAACCATCGCGGGCGGCGATCTGTCGGGCACGGTTGCGCTTGGCAAGGAAGATCAGCAAAGCATGCTGTTTGCGATGCAGCGCATGCAGCATCGGTTGGCGGATTCGATCCGGCGCATTCGCGGTGGCACTGAAACGATCACTGTTGCGGCCGAGCAGATTGCAGCGGGCAATCTCGATCTGTCGGCACGTACCGAAGAGCAGGCGTCGTCGCTGGGCGAAACTGCGGCGAGCATGGAGCAACTCACTGCGACGGTGAAGCAGAACGCCGACAACGCATTGCAGGCGAACCAGATGGCGCTCAGCGCATCGAAGCTTGCGGGTGAAGGCGGCGAGGTCGTCCAGCAGGTGGTCGCGAACATGCAGAACATCGCGGCGAGTTCCGCGCGCGTCGTCGACATCATCGCCGTGATTGAAGGCATTGCGTTTCAGACCAATATCCTCGCGTTGAACGCAGCCGTCGAAGCGGCGCGTGCTGGCGAAGAAGGGCGCGGCTTTGCAGTGGTCGCGGGAGAAGTGCGCAATCTCGCGCGCCGCAGCTCGGATGCGGCGAAGGAGATCAAGAGCCTGATCGAGGACTCGGTGGAACGAGTCGACGATGGCAAGGCGCTTGTCGAGAAAGCGGGCGGCACGATGCATTTGCTCGTTGATGCAGTGAAGCGCGTCACCGACATCATCAGCGAGATCTCGGCGGCCTCCGAAGAACAAAGCCGAGGCATCGAGCAGGTCAACGTCGCCATTGCGCGGATGGACGAGACCACGCAGCAAAACGCAGCGATGGTCGAAGAAGCCGCAGCCGCCGCGCAATCGATGCAGGAACAGGCGCAGATGCTACGCGACGTCGTCAACGTGTTCCGGCTGCAAGGCGCGACTGTCTGA